In the Juglans microcarpa x Juglans regia isolate MS1-56 chromosome 6D, Jm3101_v1.0, whole genome shotgun sequence genome, one interval contains:
- the LOC121235444 gene encoding uncharacterized mitochondrial protein AtMg00810-like, translating to MAFEFSNSLNAIGFSQSKFDYSLFTKGNKKGAFTALLVYVDDIIIGGNSQREIDLLKAHLHGKFKIKKLGPLKYFLGLEVARSSAGINVCQRKYTLEILKDSGILGTKPASTPIELNHKLSHTTNEILQNPTTYRRLIGRLIYLTITRSGITYAINVLS from the coding sequence ATGGCTTTCGAATTCTCCAATTCACTCAATGCCATTGGTTTTAGTCAATCCAAATTTGACTACTCTTTATTCACCAAAGGGAATAAAAAAGGAGCCTTCACAGCACTCttagtttatgtggatgacatcATAATAGGAGGCAATTCTCAAAGAGAAATTGATCTGCTCAAAGCTCACCTCCatggaaaattcaaaatcaagaaACTTGGACCCCTCAAATACTTCCTAGGACTAGAGGTTGCAAGATCATCAGCTGGAATAAATGTTTGTCAAAGGAAGTACACCCTCGAAATCTTGAAAGACTCAGGGATACTTGGCACCAAACCTGCCTCCACACCTATTGAGTTAAATCACAAATTGAGTCATACCACAAATGAGATCCTACAAAACCCTACAACCTATAGAAGACTCATAGGAAGGCTCATCTACCTGACCATTACCAGGTCGGGCATTACATATGCAATAAATGTGCTGAGCTAG